Proteins encoded in a region of the Zea mays cultivar B73 chromosome 2, Zm-B73-REFERENCE-NAM-5.0, whole genome shotgun sequence genome:
- the LOC103648179 gene encoding nodulin homeobox isoform X2 encodes MDAMRPVQQHLPTRTSTPASKMNNLPKDAQNMEVSTPVPPINPEGNDEDETPKNTVSRNGGFLQNAVGQDLVHLGVARTASGCPSDVASGVSTRHQHNRMDLDPASSSVDNFKTPELTKENGLEEDGKGESSMYDERQPKRRKRTLMNNEQIDELEKALVDEPEMHKNPVLLQSWSEKLSLQGPEITTSQLKNWLKKSVVCKF; translated from the exons ATGGATGCCATGCGCCCGGTGCAGCAGCACTTGCCAACACGGACAAGCACTCCAGCCTCCAAAATGAATAACCTTCCAAAG GATGCACAGAACATGGAAGTGTCTACACCAGTACCCCCAATAAATCCGGAAGGAAATGATGAGGACGAGACTCCAAAGAACACTGTCTCTAGAAATGGTGGTTTCCTGCAGAATGCAGTTGGGCAAGACCTAGTCCATCTTGGCGTTGCAAGAACAGCAAGTGGTTGCCCTTCGGATGTCGCTTCCGGTGTTAGCACCAGACACCAGCACAACAGAATGGATCTTGATCCAGCATCCAGCAGCGTGGATAATTTCAAAACACCAGAACTTACAAAAGAAAACGGTCTCGAGGAGGATGGGAAAGGAGAGAGTAGTATGTATGATGAGAGGCAACCTAAGAGAAGGAAGCGTACCCTTATGAATAATGAGCAAATAGATGAATTAGAGAAGGCTCTAGTAGATGAGCCTGAGATGCACAAAAACCCTGTTCTATTGCAGAGTTGGTCAGAGAAGTTAAGTCTGCAG GGCCCAGAGATCACAACATCACAACTTAAAAACTG GTTGAAAAAAAGTGTTGTATGCAAATTCTGA
- the LOC103648179 gene encoding nodulin homeobox isoform X1, whose amino-acid sequence MFKVVQNDIPPESMDAMRPVQQHLPTRTSTPASKMNNLPKDAQNMEVSTPVPPINPEGNDEDETPKNTVSRNGGFLQNAVGQDLVHLGVARTASGCPSDVASGVSTRHQHNRMDLDPASSSVDNFKTPELTKENGLEEDGKGESSMYDERQPKRRKRTLMNNEQIDELEKALVDEPEMHKNPVLLQSWSEKLSLQGPEITTSQLKNWLKKSVVCKF is encoded by the exons ATGTTTAAGGTTGTACAAAATGATATTCCACCAGAAAGCATGGATGCCATGCGCCCGGTGCAGCAGCACTTGCCAACACGGACAAGCACTCCAGCCTCCAAAATGAATAACCTTCCAAAG GATGCACAGAACATGGAAGTGTCTACACCAGTACCCCCAATAAATCCGGAAGGAAATGATGAGGACGAGACTCCAAAGAACACTGTCTCTAGAAATGGTGGTTTCCTGCAGAATGCAGTTGGGCAAGACCTAGTCCATCTTGGCGTTGCAAGAACAGCAAGTGGTTGCCCTTCGGATGTCGCTTCCGGTGTTAGCACCAGACACCAGCACAACAGAATGGATCTTGATCCAGCATCCAGCAGCGTGGATAATTTCAAAACACCAGAACTTACAAAAGAAAACGGTCTCGAGGAGGATGGGAAAGGAGAGAGTAGTATGTATGATGAGAGGCAACCTAAGAGAAGGAAGCGTACCCTTATGAATAATGAGCAAATAGATGAATTAGAGAAGGCTCTAGTAGATGAGCCTGAGATGCACAAAAACCCTGTTCTATTGCAGAGTTGGTCAGAGAAGTTAAGTCTGCAG GGCCCAGAGATCACAACATCACAACTTAAAAACTG GTTGAAAAAAAGTGTTGTATGCAAATTCTGA